The genomic region CCCTGGGACTGGAACGTCAAGACCGCCGCGGCGACCCGGGAAGATGCGGAAGCTTCGCGGGTGAAGTGACGGCCCCTCCGTTTTCCCGTTCCCCTCGGATCCTCCTCAACGCCGAAAGCCGTCGCGACGCCCCCAGTCCCCCCTGCCCTTCCCTGCTTCCCGACGATCGAATCAGGCTGGCCGTCGGAGTGATCCCGACGCCGCAACCAGCCGATACGAAAGGAGGTCGCCAACCAAGGGACAGGAGGTCGCCCGGGCCATGTCGCGCATGACCAGAAGCAAGCCGCAAGTCGAGCCCGAAGCGATCGACGCCGAGACCGCGATCCAGCAGATCGAGGCCCTCCGACGCCAGGTCACGGCCCTCCAGCGGATCAGCAGCCTGGGCCTTCTGGCCGGCGGCGTGTTCCACGAGCTGAACAACGCCCTGACGCCGATCGTCAGCTACGCCAAGCTCGGCCTTCGCAACCCCGATTCCGCGTATCGCGAACGGGCGCTGAAGAAGATTCAGGAAGCCGCCGACCGGGCCACCACCATCACCGGCTCGATGCTCGGCCTCTCCCGCCCCGGCCGCGACCCGAACCACCGCGAGCCCGTCGACCTGGGCCGGCTGGTTGACGACGTCGTCATGCTGACCTGCAAGGACCTGAATAAACACAACGTGCGGCTCGACGTCCTGACCCCGAGTCGCCCCTTCGCGCGGGTCAACGCGATCCAGATCCAGCAGGTGCTCATCAACCTGCTCATCAACGCACGTCAGTCGATGCCCGAAGGCGGCCTGGTGACGCTCCGACTGGCGACCGATACCACCGGACGGATGGCCGAGGTGAGCGTCGTCGACCAGGGCGTGGGCATCGCGCCCGAAAACCTCCGACGCATCTTCGAGCCCTTCTTCTCGACCAAGAACGGCCCCGACGACGTCGGCCAGGGGGGGACCGGCCTGGGCCTCGCCGTCTGCCGCGATATCATCGAGGCTCACCACGGCCGCATCCGCGCCGAGAGCCGCCGAGGCAAGGGCTCCACGTTCACCCTTCTCCTCCCCTCCTGCCCTCCTCCCGCCGCCGCCGA from Paludisphaera rhizosphaerae harbors:
- a CDS encoding sensor histidine kinase; protein product: MSRMTRSKPQVEPEAIDAETAIQQIEALRRQVTALQRISSLGLLAGGVFHELNNALTPIVSYAKLGLRNPDSAYRERALKKIQEAADRATTITGSMLGLSRPGRDPNHREPVDLGRLVDDVVMLTCKDLNKHNVRLDVLTPSRPFARVNAIQIQQVLINLLINARQSMPEGGLVTLRLATDTTGRMAEVSVVDQGVGIAPENLRRIFEPFFSTKNGPDDVGQGGTGLGLAVCRDIIEAHHGRIRAESRRGKGSTFTLLLPSCPPPAAAEPRVGAA